The genomic interval CCGCGGGCGCGCCGACAGGCTCGGCCGCCCCTGTCACCGGACCGTCATAAAACTGTCGTGTAATGAGGCTCCCCGGTCCTAACGGAAGGCTCCATGCAGAAGCGCATCCTCATCGTCGATGACGAACCGGCGATCCGCGACATGGTCGCGTTCGCGCTGCGCAAGGGCGAATTCGAGCCGATGCACGCGGGCGACGCCCGCGAGGCCCAGTCGGCGATCGTCGACCGCGTGCCCGACCTGATCCTGCTCGACTGGATGCTGCCCGGCACCAGCGGCCTGGAACTGGCCCGACGCTGGCGCAAGGACGCGCTGACGCGCGACATCCCGATCATCATGCTCACCGCACGCGGCGAGGAGAACGATCGCGTGGGTGGGCTTGAGGCCGGTGTCGACGACTATGTGGTCAAGCCGTTCTCGGCGCGCGAGTTGCTGGCGCGTATCCGCGCGGTGATGCGCCGGGCGCGCGACGACGACGAGGACGGCAGCGTGACGGTCGGCACGCTGCGCATCGACGGCGCGGCGCACCGGGTGTTCGCCAGCAACGAACCGGTCCAGATCGGCCCGACCGAGTACCGCTTGCTGCATTTCTTCATGACCCATCCCGAGCGCGTCTACAGCCGCTCGCAACTGCTCGATCACGTCTGGGGCGGCAGCGTCTATGTCGAGGAGCGCACGGTCGATGTGCA from Luteimonas sp. S4-F44 carries:
- the phoB gene encoding phosphate regulon transcriptional regulator PhoB, encoding MQKRILIVDDEPAIRDMVAFALRKGEFEPMHAGDAREAQSAIVDRVPDLILLDWMLPGTSGLELARRWRKDALTRDIPIIMLTARGEENDRVGGLEAGVDDYVVKPFSARELLARIRAVMRRARDDDEDGSVTVGTLRIDGAAHRVFASNEPVQIGPTEYRLLHFFMTHPERVYSRSQLLDHVWGGSVYVEERTVDVHIRRLRKTLEPSGLDGMVQTVRGAGYRFSASV